In the Dioscorea cayenensis subsp. rotundata cultivar TDr96_F1 chromosome 12, TDr96_F1_v2_PseudoChromosome.rev07_lg8_w22 25.fasta, whole genome shotgun sequence genome, one interval contains:
- the LOC120274017 gene encoding NPL4-like protein 2: MLVRVRSRDGLERVSIPDPSRATVSTLKSLIQAQLAVPVSAQFLSLNRDLLLAKTPADALCFSDLSDPVAFLSSLGVVHGSVVFLSYFDLPRSVSGAPTITPSGSFGRKMTMDDLIARQVRVSRQETPHCDTASFDRDAANAFQLYVNETLAFAVKRGGFMYGRVEEGGVVLVDFIYEPPQQGTEDSLFLLRDPDEEAFVEAIAAGLGMRRVGFVFTQSVGRTGKGEYTLSAREVLQAAELHAEGGIEEWVTALVKLEVNEDGAADVHFEAFQMSDNCVKLFKDGLFVTEIGDDDNPRVSRMKKDVVVGVKDTREVDNDFFLVPVKISDHQGPLSTSFPVENRITTVTMRALKNHLDRTKHLPFVKRISDFHLLLLLARYLDVNADIPALTECVVGQTPVPEGYQLLIDSLAAAGS, encoded by the exons ATGCTCGTCCGCGTCCGCAGCCGCGACGGCCTCGAGCGCGTCTCCATCCCGGACCCTTCTCGTGCCACCGTATCCACCCTCAAATCCCTCATCCAAGCCCAGCTCGCCGTCCCCGTCTCCGCCCAATTCCTCTCCCTCAACCGTGACCTCCTCCTTGCCAAGACCCCCGCCGATGCCCTTTGCTTCTCCGACCTCTCCGATCCGGTAgcgtttctttcttctctcgGTGTCGTCCATGGCTCTGTTGTCTTTCTCTCCTACTTTGACCTCCCCCGCTCTGTCTCTGGTGCTCCTACGATCACCCCTTCTGGATCTTTTGGCCGCAAGATGACCATGGATGATCTCATCGCCCGCCAGGTCCGTGTTTCTCGCCAGGAGACTCCGCACTGTGACACTGCGTCCTTCGATCGTGACGCAGCGAATGCGTTCCAGCTCTATGTCAATGAGACGCTTGCCTTTGCTGTGAAGCGTGGGGGATTCATGTATGGCCGCGTTGAGGAAGGCGGCGTTGTCTTGGTGGACTTCATCTATGAGCCGCCGCAGCAGGGCACTGAAGATTCCCTCTTTCTTCTCCGCGATCCTGATGAGGAAGCCTTTGTTGAGGCGATTGCGGCTGGATTGGGGATGCGGAGAGTGGGGTTTGTGTTCACGCAGTCGGTGGGGAGAACGGGAAAGGGGGAGTATACGTTGTCGGCCAGGGAGGTGCTGCAGGCCGCTGAGTTGCACGCTGAGGGTGGGATTGAAGAGTGGGTGACTGCTTTGGTGAAACTAGAAGTGAACGAGGATGGTGCCGCTGATGTCCACTTTGAGGCGTTCCAGATGAGTGATAATTGTGTGAAATTGTTCAAGGATGGGTTGTTTGTCACTGAGATTGGTGATGATGATAACCCTAGGGTTTCGAGGATGAAGAAGGATGTTGTTGTTGGAGTGAAGGATACCAGGGAGGTTGACAATGATTTCTTCTTGGTGCCTGTGAAGATCTCTGATCATCAG GGGCCTCTTTCAACAAGCTTTCCGGTGGAGAACCGAATCACAACTGTAACAATGAGGGCACTAAAGAACCACCTCGATCGAACGAAACACCTCCCTTTTGTCAAGCGCATCTCTGATTTCCATTTGCTGCTTCTGCTTGCGAGGTATTTAGACGTGAACGCAGACATCCCAGCCCTCACCGAATGTGTTGTCGGGCAAACACCAGTCCCCGAAGGCTACCAGCTTCTGATCGACTCCTTGGCTGCGGCGGGGTCTTGA